One window from the genome of Paracoccus marcusii encodes:
- a CDS encoding GcvT family protein, which yields MTSHVKVLVVGGGAVGCGIALHLARAGWDTLLVERDELTAGSTWHAAGLLPLFNMGYATSHIHDYSVKLYAGLEAETGLNAGFTRCGNLRMAQTDGRMDEYMLYSATAETIGIEHQFLTPAQIKERWPLVRTEDLKGALFHPTDGYINPADVTQAMAKGARMAGCRIERKIQVNAYRWTGSEWVVTVEKMVDRGGNLIPSGEVYDIHAEHVVTATGNHAQRTAKLLGIKIPAIPVEHQFIVTEPDPALMRWRAEGNPEHPVLRDADAKWYVREERGGWILGPYEKGAPARFEYGVPDSFRADLFPLDLERIEEEYMAMIHRIPTSETVGLKDDFNGPICYTPDGNPLVGPAPGLRNMWLAEGFSFGITAAGGVGHYLAQMMTEGEAEIDMASLDPRRFGSWMTTEYAARKNEEAYDHVFILHHPDEERPACRPLRTSPAYDRQAAHGAQFGHVNGWERPNYYAPEGFDDHDSRSFRRGGWWQYAKAEAEAVRQTAGLVDATAFAKHTVTGPGATAFLDWLTTNKLPKVGRINLTYALTDAGTVRTEYTIVRRGEQDYYLVSAGAWTDYDRDNLLKLAQDFMAAGGEYVHVQDVTTQWGVFALAGPESRNILARMIRDAEPATALSNKRFPWLSMRNIELGMVPVMAIRVAYTGELGWELHHPIEMQNHLFDKLIAAGEPSGMKLVGARAQNWLRQEKSYRAFGTELGRDATPLEAGLDRFVDLGKEFRGKAAMQAKGIRSTCVTLLIDGPADADPWGREALFLDGEKIGRLTSGGYSAAFGKQIGMGYVRPDLATPGTKLQVRMFRELYDAVVTEDSPHDPQNARIRVDG from the coding sequence ATGACGTCGCATGTGAAGGTTCTGGTCGTGGGCGGGGGCGCGGTCGGATGCGGCATCGCGCTGCATCTGGCGCGCGCGGGCTGGGACACGCTGCTGGTCGAACGCGACGAGCTGACCGCCGGATCGACCTGGCACGCGGCGGGGCTGCTGCCCCTGTTCAACATGGGCTATGCGACCAGCCATATCCACGATTACTCGGTCAAGCTCTATGCCGGGCTGGAGGCCGAGACGGGGCTGAACGCGGGCTTCACCCGCTGCGGCAACCTGCGCATGGCGCAGACGGATGGGCGGATGGACGAATACATGCTGTATTCCGCCACCGCCGAGACGATCGGGATCGAGCATCAGTTCCTGACCCCCGCCCAGATCAAGGAGCGCTGGCCGCTGGTCCGCACCGAGGACCTGAAGGGCGCGCTGTTCCACCCGACCGACGGATACATCAACCCCGCCGACGTGACCCAGGCCATGGCCAAGGGCGCGCGGATGGCGGGCTGCCGGATCGAGCGCAAGATCCAGGTGAACGCCTATCGCTGGACCGGCAGCGAATGGGTCGTGACGGTGGAAAAGATGGTCGATCGCGGCGGCAACCTGATCCCGTCCGGAGAGGTCTATGACATCCACGCCGAACATGTGGTGACCGCGACCGGCAACCACGCACAGCGCACGGCCAAGCTGCTGGGCATCAAGATCCCCGCCATCCCGGTCGAACACCAGTTCATCGTAACCGAGCCAGACCCCGCGCTGATGCGCTGGCGCGCCGAAGGCAACCCCGAGCATCCGGTCCTGCGCGATGCCGATGCCAAGTGGTATGTCCGCGAGGAGCGCGGCGGCTGGATCCTGGGTCCCTATGAAAAAGGCGCACCCGCGCGGTTCGAATACGGCGTGCCGGACAGCTTCCGCGCCGACCTGTTCCCCCTGGACCTGGAGCGGATCGAGGAGGAGTACATGGCGATGATCCATCGCATTCCGACCTCGGAGACGGTGGGTCTGAAGGACGACTTCAACGGCCCGATCTGCTATACCCCCGACGGCAACCCGCTGGTCGGACCCGCGCCGGGCCTGCGCAACATGTGGCTGGCCGAGGGGTTCAGCTTTGGCATCACCGCAGCCGGGGGCGTGGGCCATTACCTGGCGCAGATGATGACCGAGGGCGAGGCCGAGATCGACATGGCCTCGCTGGACCCCCGCCGGTTCGGGTCCTGGATGACCACGGAATACGCCGCCCGCAAGAACGAGGAGGCCTATGACCACGTCTTCATCCTGCACCATCCCGACGAGGAGCGGCCCGCCTGCCGCCCGCTGCGTACCTCGCCTGCCTATGACCGGCAGGCGGCGCATGGCGCGCAGTTCGGGCATGTGAACGGGTGGGAACGCCCGAACTACTACGCGCCCGAGGGCTTTGACGACCATGACAGCCGCAGCTTCCGTCGCGGCGGATGGTGGCAATACGCCAAGGCCGAGGCCGAGGCCGTGCGCCAGACGGCGGGCCTGGTCGATGCGACGGCGTTTGCCAAGCACACCGTCACCGGGCCCGGGGCGACCGCCTTCCTGGACTGGTTGACCACCAACAAGCTTCCCAAGGTGGGGCGGATCAACCTGACCTATGCGCTGACCGATGCCGGGACGGTGCGGACCGAATACACGATCGTGCGGCGCGGAGAGCAGGATTACTACCTGGTCAGCGCCGGGGCCTGGACGGATTACGACCGCGACAACCTGCTGAAATTGGCGCAGGATTTCATGGCCGCTGGGGGCGAATACGTCCATGTGCAGGACGTGACCACGCAATGGGGCGTCTTTGCCCTGGCAGGGCCTGAGAGCCGGAACATCCTGGCCCGGATGATCCGTGACGCGGAACCTGCGACCGCCCTGTCGAACAAGCGCTTTCCCTGGCTGTCGATGCGCAACATCGAGCTGGGCATGGTCCCGGTCATGGCCATCCGCGTCGCCTATACCGGCGAGCTGGGATGGGAGCTGCACCACCCGATCGAGATGCAGAACCACCTGTTCGACAAGCTGATCGCCGCCGGAGAGCCGTCTGGCATGAAGCTGGTCGGCGCTCGGGCTCAGAACTGGCTGCGCCAGGAGAAGTCGTACCGCGCCTTCGGCACCGAACTGGGCCGGGATGCGACGCCGCTGGAGGCGGGGTTGGACCGGTTCGTGGACCTGGGCAAGGAGTTCCGCGGCAAGGCCGCGATGCAGGCCAAGGGGATCCGGTCCACCTGTGTCACGCTGCTGATCGACGGGCCGGCGGATGCGGACCCCTGGGGCCGCGAGGCGCTGTTCCTGGACGGGGAAAAGATCGGGCGCCTGACCTCGGGTGGCTATTCGGCGGCCTTCGGCAAGCAGATCGGCATGGGCTATGTCCGCCCCGACCTGGCGACGCCCGGCACCAAGCTTCAGGTGCGGATGTTCCGCGAGCTGTATGACGCGGTGGTGACCGAGGACAGCCCGCACGACCCGCAGAACGCCCGCATTCGCGTCGACGGCTGA
- the uvrA gene encoding excinuclease ABC subunit UvrA: MEQKFIEVRGAREHNLKNVDMDIPRDQLVVITGLSGSGKSSLAFDTVYAEGQRRYVESLSAYARQFLDMMGKPDVDHISGLSPAISIEQKTTSKNPRSTVGTVTEIYDYLRLLFARAGTPYSPVTGLPIEAQQVQDMVDRTMALPEGTRAYLLAPIVRDRKGEYKKELAELRRQGFQRVKINGTFHDLDDAPTLDKKFRHNIDIVVDRIVVREGLETRLADSLRTALNLADGIAHLELAQEEGAEGEPERLTFSEKFACPVSGFTIPEIEPRLFSFNAPFGACPVCDGLGVELFFDDRLVVPDAALSVDKGAIVPWAKTKSAYLTQTINALAKHYGFDKKTPWKDLPDSVQQMFLRGSGKDEIKFRFDDAGRVYEISRVFEGVIPNMERRLRETDSAWVREEFERYQNNRPCGACGGYRLKPEALAVKIAGNHVGEVVQLSIQEALDWITDAPNHLSKQKAEIAAAILKEIRERLGFLVNVGLNYLTLSRAAGTLSGGESQRIRLASQIGSGLTGVLYVLDEPSIGLHQRDNDRLLTTLMNLRDQGNSVLVVEHDEDAIRHADYVFDMGPGAGVHGGSVVSKGTPAEIAADPDSLTGQYLSGKRAIEVPETRRKGNGKKVTVVKATGNNLKDVTAEFPLGRFVCVSGVSGGGKSTLTIETLFKTASLRLNGARQTPAPCETIRGLEHLDKVIDIDQRPIGRTPRSNPATYTGAFTPIRDWFAGLPEAKARGYKPGRFSFNVKGGRCEACQGDGVIKIEMHFLPDVYVECETCKGKRYNRETLEVQFKGKSIADVLDMTVEDAQEFFSAVPSIREKMDALMQVGLGYIKVGQQATTLSGGEAQRVKLSKELSRRSTGRTLYILDEPTTGLHFEDVRKLLEVLHELVDQGNSVIVIEHNLDVIKTADWIIDIGPEGGDGGGVIVAAGTPEDVAQVEASHTGRYLGPMLNPARSRAAE, from the coding sequence ATGGAACAGAAGTTCATCGAGGTTCGCGGCGCGCGCGAACACAATCTGAAAAACGTCGACATGGATATCCCCCGCGATCAGCTGGTGGTGATCACCGGTCTGTCGGGGTCCGGCAAGTCGTCCCTGGCCTTCGACACGGTCTATGCCGAGGGGCAGCGCCGCTATGTCGAAAGCCTGTCGGCCTATGCGCGCCAGTTCCTGGACATGATGGGCAAGCCCGATGTCGACCATATCAGCGGCCTGTCCCCCGCGATCAGCATCGAGCAGAAGACGACCTCCAAGAACCCGCGTTCCACCGTGGGCACGGTCACCGAGATCTACGATTATCTGCGTCTGCTGTTCGCGCGCGCCGGGACGCCCTATTCCCCCGTGACCGGCCTGCCGATCGAGGCGCAGCAGGTCCAGGACATGGTCGACCGCACCATGGCCCTGCCCGAAGGCACGCGCGCCTATCTGCTGGCCCCCATCGTCCGCGACCGCAAAGGCGAGTACAAGAAGGAGCTGGCCGAACTGCGCCGCCAGGGCTTTCAGCGGGTTAAGATCAACGGCACCTTCCACGACCTGGACGACGCGCCGACCCTGGACAAGAAGTTCCGCCACAACATCGATATCGTGGTCGACCGCATCGTCGTGCGCGAGGGGCTGGAGACGCGGCTGGCAGACAGTCTGCGCACCGCGCTGAACCTGGCCGACGGCATCGCCCATCTGGAGCTGGCGCAGGAGGAGGGGGCCGAGGGCGAACCCGAGCGCCTGACCTTTTCCGAGAAGTTCGCATGCCCCGTCAGCGGCTTCACCATCCCCGAGATCGAGCCGCGGCTGTTTTCGTTCAACGCGCCGTTCGGCGCCTGCCCGGTCTGTGACGGTCTGGGGGTCGAGCTGTTCTTCGACGACCGCCTGGTCGTGCCCGACGCGGCCCTGTCGGTGGACAAGGGCGCGATCGTGCCTTGGGCCAAGACCAAGTCGGCCTACCTGACCCAGACCATCAACGCGCTGGCGAAGCATTACGGTTTTGACAAGAAGACCCCGTGGAAGGATCTGCCCGACAGCGTCCAGCAGATGTTCCTGCGCGGGTCGGGCAAGGACGAGATCAAGTTCCGCTTTGACGACGCCGGCCGTGTCTATGAGATCAGCCGCGTCTTCGAGGGCGTGATTCCCAACATGGAACGCCGCCTGCGCGAGACCGACAGCGCCTGGGTGCGCGAGGAGTTCGAGCGTTATCAGAACAACCGCCCCTGCGGCGCCTGCGGAGGCTATCGCCTGAAGCCCGAGGCGCTGGCGGTCAAGATCGCCGGCAACCACGTGGGCGAGGTCGTGCAGCTGTCGATCCAGGAGGCGCTGGACTGGATAACCGACGCGCCGAACCACCTGTCCAAGCAGAAGGCCGAGATCGCCGCCGCAATCCTCAAGGAGATCCGCGAGCGGCTGGGATTCCTGGTCAATGTGGGCCTGAACTATCTGACCCTGTCGCGCGCGGCAGGCACGCTGTCGGGCGGCGAAAGCCAGCGCATTCGCTTGGCCAGCCAGATCGGGTCGGGCCTGACGGGCGTGCTGTACGTTCTGGACGAGCCGTCCATCGGCCTGCACCAGCGCGACAACGACCGGTTGCTGACCACGCTGATGAACCTGCGCGACCAGGGCAACTCGGTGTTGGTGGTCGAGCATGACGAGGATGCGATCCGCCATGCCGACTATGTCTTTGACATGGGGCCGGGGGCGGGGGTGCATGGCGGCAGCGTGGTCAGCAAGGGCACGCCTGCCGAGATTGCCGCCGATCCCGACAGCCTGACTGGCCAGTATCTGTCCGGCAAGCGCGCGATCGAGGTCCCCGAGACCCGCCGCAAGGGCAACGGCAAGAAGGTCACCGTGGTCAAGGCGACCGGCAACAACCTCAAGGATGTCACCGCCGAATTCCCGCTGGGCCGCTTCGTCTGCGTGTCGGGCGTGTCGGGGGGCGGCAAGTCCACCCTGACCATCGAGACGCTGTTCAAGACCGCATCCCTGCGCCTGAACGGCGCCCGCCAGACCCCCGCGCCCTGCGAGACGATCCGTGGGCTGGAGCATCTGGACAAAGTCATCGACATCGACCAGCGCCCCATCGGGCGCACGCCGCGGTCCAACCCGGCGACCTATACCGGCGCCTTTACGCCCATCCGCGACTGGTTCGCGGGCCTGCCTGAGGCCAAGGCGCGTGGCTACAAGCCGGGCCGGTTCAGCTTCAACGTCAAGGGCGGGCGCTGCGAGGCCTGCCAGGGCGACGGTGTCATCAAGATCGAGATGCACTTCTTGCCCGACGTCTATGTCGAGTGCGAGACCTGCAAGGGCAAGCGCTATAACCGCGAGACGCTGGAGGTGCAGTTCAAGGGCAAGTCCATCGCCGATGTGCTGGACATGACTGTGGAGGACGCGCAGGAATTCTTCAGCGCCGTCCCCTCGATCCGCGAGAAGATGGACGCGCTGATGCAGGTGGGCCTCGGCTACATCAAGGTGGGCCAGCAGGCGACGACCCTGTCGGGTGGCGAGGCGCAGCGCGTCAAGCTGTCCAAGGAGCTGTCTCGTCGGTCCACTGGCCGCACGCTGTATATCCTGGACGAGCCGACGACGGGTCTGCATTTCGAGGATGTCCGCAAGCTGCTGGAGGTGCTGCACGAACTGGTCGATCAGGGCAATTCGGTCATCGTGATCGAGCATAACCTGGACGTCATCAAGACGGCGGACTGGATCATCGACATCGGCCCCGAGGGCGGCGATGGCGGCGGCGTGATCGTGGCGGCAGGCACGCCGGAGGACGTCGCGCAGGTCGAGGCCAGCCATACCGGGCGCTATCTTGGACCCATGCTGAACCCGGCCCGTAGCCGCGCTGCGGAGTAG
- a CDS encoding pyruvate carboxylase codes for MFKKILVANRGEIAIRVMRAANELGKKTVAVYAEEDKLGLHRFKADEAYRIGEGLGPVAAYLSIPEIIRVAKLSGADAIHPGYGLLSENPDFVDACTAAGITFIGPRADTMRALGDKASARRVAIEAGVPVIPATEVLGDDFDAIKREAAEVGYPLMLKASWGGGGRGMRPINSEAELVEKVREGRREAEAAFGNGEGYLEKMILRARHVEVQLLGDTHGGLYHLYERDCTVQRRNQKVVERAPAPYLTEAQRAEVCGLALKIGQAVGYQNAGTVEFLMDMDSQQFYFIEVNPRVQVEHTVTEEVTGIDIVQSQIRIAEGETLADATGHASQSDITLSGHALQCRVTTEDPQNNFIPDYGRITAYRSATGMGIRLDGGTAYSGGVITRYYDSLLVKVTAWAQTPDQAIRRMDRALREFRVRGVSTNIDFVINLLKHPTFLDDTYTTKFIDTTDDLFDFKKRQDRATKILTYLADISVNGHPETAGRALPPAQARAPVPPAPKAAPAPGTRQLLETKGAQAVADWMAAQTQLLITDTTMRDGHQSLLATRMRSIDMIRVAPSYAANLPQLFSVECWGGATFDVAYRFLQECPWQRLRDIRAQMPNLMTQMLLRASNGVGYTNYPDNVVQFFVKQAAETGVDVFRVFDSLNWVENMRVAMDAVIDSGKVCEGTVCYTGNMLDPDRSKYDLQYYVKTAQELKAAGAHVLGLKDMAGLLKPPAARILIKALKEEVGLPIHFHTHDTSGMGGATILAAADAGVDAVDCAMDALSGNTSQPTLGSVVEALAQTDRDTGLDIGAVRAISNYWECVRESYAAFESGLQSPASEVYLHEMPGGQFTNLKSQARSMGLEDRWHEVAQAYADVNRMFGDIVKVTPSSKVVGDMALMMVSQNLTPEDVMNPDRDMSFPDSVVDMMRGNLGQPPGGWPRAIQAKVLKGETPITDRPGAHLEPVDLEAERAKLSEMLDGKTIDDEDLNGYLMYPKVFTDYMQRHETYGPVRTLPTRTFFYGMEPGDEISVEIDPGKTLEVRLLTLGETDETGQMKVFFELNGQPRQVRVPNRSATGAQAARPKADAANPGHVGAPMPGVVASVGVAQGAQVKQGDLLLTIEAMKMETGLHADRDGTIKALHVGPGQQIDAKDLLVEIE; via the coding sequence ATGTTCAAGAAGATTTTGGTGGCGAACCGGGGCGAGATTGCCATTCGCGTGATGCGCGCGGCCAACGAGCTGGGCAAGAAGACGGTCGCCGTCTATGCCGAGGAGGACAAGCTGGGCCTGCACCGTTTCAAGGCGGACGAGGCCTATCGCATCGGCGAGGGGCTGGGACCGGTCGCGGCCTATCTGTCCATCCCCGAGATCATCCGCGTGGCCAAGCTGTCGGGCGCCGACGCGATCCATCCGGGATACGGTCTGCTGTCCGAGAACCCCGACTTCGTCGATGCCTGCACGGCGGCCGGCATCACCTTCATCGGTCCGCGCGCCGACACGATGCGCGCGCTTGGCGACAAGGCCAGCGCGCGGCGCGTGGCGATCGAGGCGGGCGTGCCGGTGATCCCCGCGACCGAGGTGCTGGGCGATGATTTCGACGCCATCAAGCGTGAGGCGGCGGAGGTCGGCTATCCGCTGATGCTGAAGGCGTCCTGGGGCGGTGGCGGGCGCGGCATGCGCCCGATCAACAGCGAGGCCGAGCTGGTCGAGAAGGTCCGCGAGGGTCGCCGCGAGGCCGAGGCCGCCTTCGGCAACGGCGAGGGTTATCTGGAGAAGATGATCCTGCGCGCCCGCCATGTCGAGGTGCAGCTGTTGGGCGACACGCATGGCGGCCTCTATCACCTGTATGAACGCGATTGCACCGTGCAGCGCCGCAACCAGAAGGTCGTCGAACGCGCCCCCGCCCCCTACCTGACCGAGGCGCAGCGCGCTGAGGTCTGTGGCCTGGCGCTGAAGATCGGGCAGGCGGTCGGCTATCAGAACGCCGGCACGGTCGAGTTCCTGATGGATATGGACAGCCAGCAGTTCTACTTCATCGAGGTGAACCCCCGCGTGCAGGTCGAGCATACCGTGACCGAGGAGGTCACCGGCATCGACATCGTGCAGAGCCAGATCCGTATCGCCGAGGGCGAGACGCTGGCCGATGCCACCGGCCATGCCAGCCAGTCCGACATCACCCTGTCGGGCCATGCCCTGCAATGCCGGGTGACCACGGAAGACCCGCAGAACAACTTCATCCCCGATTACGGCCGCATCACCGCCTATCGGTCGGCCACCGGCATGGGCATCCGCCTGGACGGCGGCACGGCCTATTCGGGGGGCGTCATCACGCGCTATTACGATTCGCTGCTGGTCAAGGTCACGGCCTGGGCGCAGACGCCCGACCAGGCGATCCGCCGCATGGACCGCGCGCTGCGCGAGTTCCGGGTGCGCGGCGTCAGCACCAACATCGACTTCGTCATCAACCTGCTGAAACATCCGACCTTCCTGGACGACACCTATACAACCAAGTTTATCGACACGACCGACGATCTTTTCGACTTCAAGAAGCGTCAGGACCGCGCGACCAAGATCCTGACCTATCTGGCCGACATCAGCGTGAACGGGCATCCCGAGACCGCGGGCCGCGCCCTGCCCCCGGCCCAGGCCCGTGCGCCGGTCCCGCCTGCCCCCAAGGCCGCTCCTGCGCCCGGCACCCGCCAGCTGCTGGAGACCAAGGGCGCCCAGGCCGTGGCCGACTGGATGGCCGCCCAGACCCAGCTGCTGATCACCGACACCACGATGCGCGACGGGCACCAGTCGCTGCTGGCGACCCGGATGCGGTCGATCGACATGATCCGCGTGGCGCCCAGCTATGCCGCGAACCTGCCGCAGCTGTTCAGCGTGGAATGCTGGGGGGGCGCGACCTTCGACGTGGCCTATCGCTTCCTGCAGGAATGCCCCTGGCAGCGCCTGCGCGACATCCGCGCGCAAATGCCCAACCTGATGACGCAGATGCTGCTGCGCGCGTCGAACGGCGTGGGTTACACCAACTATCCCGACAACGTGGTGCAGTTCTTCGTGAAACAGGCCGCCGAGACCGGGGTCGATGTGTTTCGCGTCTTCGACAGCCTGAACTGGGTCGAGAACATGCGCGTCGCGATGGACGCGGTGATCGACAGCGGCAAGGTCTGCGAAGGCACGGTCTGCTATACCGGCAACATGCTAGACCCCGACCGGTCCAAATACGACCTGCAGTATTACGTGAAAACCGCGCAGGAGTTGAAGGCCGCGGGCGCGCATGTGCTGGGCCTGAAGGACATGGCGGGCCTGCTGAAGCCGCCCGCCGCCCGCATCCTGATCAAGGCCCTGAAGGAGGAGGTCGGCCTGCCGATCCATTTCCACACCCATGACACCAGCGGCATGGGTGGCGCCACGATCCTGGCCGCGGCGGATGCGGGCGTCGATGCCGTCGATTGCGCGATGGACGCGCTGTCGGGCAACACCAGCCAGCCGACCCTGGGGTCCGTGGTCGAGGCGTTGGCCCAGACCGACCGCGACACCGGCCTAGACATCGGCGCCGTCCGCGCCATCAGCAACTATTGGGAATGCGTGCGCGAAAGCTATGCCGCGTTCGAATCGGGCCTGCAGTCCCCGGCCTCCGAGGTCTATCTGCATGAGATGCCCGGCGGGCAGTTCACCAACCTGAAATCGCAGGCGCGGTCGATGGGCCTGGAGGATCGCTGGCACGAGGTGGCGCAGGCCTATGCCGACGTGAACCGGATGTTCGGCGACATCGTCAAGGTCACACCGTCGTCCAAGGTCGTGGGCGACATGGCGTTGATGATGGTGTCCCAGAACCTGACCCCCGAGGACGTCATGAACCCCGACCGCGACATGTCCTTCCCCGATTCGGTGGTGGACATGATGCGCGGCAATCTGGGCCAGCCCCCCGGTGGCTGGCCGCGGGCGATCCAGGCCAAGGTGCTCAAGGGAGAGACCCCGATCACAGACCGCCCCGGTGCCCATCTGGAACCCGTCGACCTGGAGGCAGAGCGTGCCAAGCTGTCAGAGATGCTGGACGGCAAGACCATCGATGATGAGGATCTGAACGGATACCTGATGTATCCCAAGGTCTTCACCGACTACATGCAGCGCCATGAGACCTATGGCCCGGTGCGCACCCTGCCGACCCGCACCTTCTTCTACGGCATGGAGCCGGGCGATGAGATCAGCGTCGAGATCGACCCCGGCAAGACGCTGGAGGTCCGCCTGCTGACCCTGGGAGAGACCGACGAGACCGGCCAGATGAAGGTCTTCTTCGAACTGAACGGCCAACCGCGTCAGGTCCGCGTTCCGAACCGCTCCGCCACCGGCGCGCAGGCGGCGCGCCCCAAGGCCGATGCCGCGAACCCCGGCCATGTCGGCGCGCCGATGCCGGGCGTCGTGGCGTCCGTCGGCGTCGCCCAGGGCGCTCAGGTCAAGCAGGGCGATCTGCTGCTGACGATCGAGGCGATGAAGATGGAGACCGGCCTGCACGCCGACCGCGACGGCACCATCAAGGCGCTGCATGTCGGCCCCGGCCAGCAGATCGACGCCAAGGACCTCCTGGTCGAGATCGAATGA
- a CDS encoding M3 family metallopeptidase produces MNPQLTRWTGPEGLPRFDLIHDTDFAPAFDQALAAAEAANEAIAANPDAPDFANTIAAMETADEDLNRVLSVFYTLAGVDSNDARQALQRDFAPRLAEYGSRISMDSRLYARVRAVAAAADGLSPEDRRITELALRDLTRAGAGLDEAGRARMAQIRARLAVLTTEFTQNVLTDERDFVLSVADDALAGLPDWLVRAMRAAARERGMTGQVVTLNRSLIVPFLEHAQDRALRETAFRAWTARGSGSGAGGAATDNMPLVSEILALRHERAQLLGYADFAGYKLETQMAATPERVRDLLSQVWTAARARALSDQQVLAQMLHEDGVNGPLEAWDWRLYAERHRARAHDFDADDVAPYLTLDAMLGAVFDVAHRLFGLEFQPLEAPLWAPDVRAWRITRDGQLMAVFVGDYFARPSKRSGAWCSALQMQHKIGDGQRPIVVNVCNFTPPDQPGGPASLSWDDARTLFHEFGHATHHILSDVTWPSISGTSVAQDFVELPSQLYEHWLEQPAVLDAHARHHETGDVLPADLRDRMLAAGRAGAGFSTVEYLESALVDLAFHEGAPASDPMARQAEVLTGLEAPDAIPMRHATPHFAHVFAGDSYAAGYYSYMWSEVMDADAFAAFAETGDIFDPATARRLEETILSKGGSAPADQLWMAFRGRMPGVDALLKGRGLD; encoded by the coding sequence ATGAACCCGCAACTGACCCGCTGGACCGGCCCCGAAGGCCTGCCGCGTTTCGACCTGATCCACGACACGGATTTCGCCCCCGCCTTCGATCAGGCGCTGGCCGCGGCCGAAGCCGCGAACGAGGCGATCGCCGCCAACCCCGACGCGCCCGATTTTGCCAACACCATCGCGGCGATGGAGACCGCGGATGAGGATCTGAACCGTGTCCTTTCGGTGTTCTACACCTTGGCCGGGGTCGATTCGAACGACGCGCGCCAGGCGCTGCAGCGTGATTTCGCCCCCAGGCTTGCCGAATACGGTAGCCGGATCAGCATGGATTCGCGTCTGTACGCCCGCGTGCGCGCCGTGGCGGCCGCCGCCGACGGCCTGTCGCCCGAGGATCGGCGCATCACAGAACTGGCGCTGCGCGACCTGACGCGGGCCGGGGCGGGCCTGGACGAGGCGGGCCGCGCCCGCATGGCCCAGATCCGCGCCCGGCTGGCCGTGCTGACCACCGAGTTCACCCAGAACGTGCTGACGGACGAACGCGACTTTGTGCTGTCCGTGGCCGACGATGCCCTTGCGGGTCTGCCCGACTGGCTGGTCCGTGCCATGCGGGCGGCGGCGCGCGAACGCGGCATGACGGGGCAGGTGGTGACGCTGAATCGATCGTTGATCGTGCCCTTCCTGGAACATGCCCAGGACCGCGCGCTGCGCGAGACGGCGTTCCGGGCCTGGACCGCACGGGGGTCGGGTTCGGGGGCAGGCGGCGCGGCGACCGACAACATGCCGCTGGTCTCCGAGATCCTGGCCCTGCGCCATGAGCGCGCGCAGCTGTTGGGCTATGCCGATTTCGCCGGCTACAAGCTGGAGACGCAGATGGCGGCGACGCCCGAGCGGGTGCGCGACCTGCTGTCCCAGGTCTGGACCGCGGCGCGCGCCCGCGCACTGTCCGATCAGCAGGTGCTGGCCCAAATGCTGCACGAGGACGGGGTCAACGGTCCGCTGGAGGCTTGGGACTGGCGCCTCTATGCCGAACGGCATCGCGCCCGCGCGCATGATTTTGACGCCGATGACGTGGCCCCCTATCTGACGTTGGACGCGATGCTGGGTGCTGTCTTCGACGTGGCGCATCGCCTGTTCGGCCTGGAGTTCCAGCCGCTGGAGGCGCCGCTCTGGGCGCCCGACGTGCGCGCCTGGCGGATCACCCGCGACGGCCAGCTGATGGCCGTCTTTGTAGGCGACTATTTCGCGCGGCCGTCCAAGCGGTCGGGGGCGTGGTGTTCGGCCCTGCAGATGCAGCACAAGATCGGTGACGGTCAGAGGCCGATCGTGGTCAACGTCTGCAACTTCACCCCGCCGGACCAGCCGGGTGGGCCGGCCTCCCTGTCCTGGGACGATGCGCGCACGCTGTTCCACGAATTCGGCCACGCGACGCATCACATCCTGTCGGACGTGACTTGGCCCTCGATCTCGGGGACCTCGGTTGCGCAGGATTTCGTGGAACTGCCCAGCCAGCTTTATGAACACTGGCTGGAGCAGCCCGCGGTGCTGGACGCCCATGCGCGCCACCATGAGACCGGTGATGTCCTGCCCGCCGATCTGCGCGACCGGATGCTGGCGGCGGGCAGGGCCGGGGCAGGGTTCTCGACCGTGGAATATCTGGAGAGCGCGCTGGTGGACTTGGCCTTTCACGAAGGTGCGCCGGCATCCGACCCGATGGCACGGCAGGCCGAGGTGCTGACGGGGCTGGAGGCGCCGGACGCCATCCCCATGCGTCATGCGACGCCGCATTTCGCGCATGTCTTTGCGGGCGACAGCTATGCGGCGGGCTATTACAGCTACATGTGGTCCGAGGTGATGGACGCGGATGCCTTTGCGGCCTTCGCCGAGACGGGCGACATCTTCGACCCCGCAACGGCGCGGCGGCTGGAAGAGACGATCCTGTCCAAGGGCGGGTCTGCCCCGGCGGATCAGCTGTGGATGGCCTTTCGGGGCCGCATGCCGGGCGTCGATGCCCTGCTGAAAGGGCGCGGGCTGGACTGA